One genomic segment of Amycolatopsis granulosa includes these proteins:
- a CDS encoding TlyA family RNA methyltransferase, which yields MPRRARLDAELVRRGLARSREHASTLISEGKVTVRGMVATKPATGVEPGAPIVVKDADDPGWASRGAHKLLGALEAFEPAGLSVAGKRCLDAGASTGGFTDVLLRRGARQVVAADVGRGLLDWRLRTDERVVVLDKTNVRTLTPEQCGGPVDLVVGDLSFISLRLVLPALAACATAGADLVPMVKPQFEVGKDRLGSGGVVRDPELRVQAVLDVLASAATLGLHPHGVVASPLPGPSGNVEYFAWLRRDPAPLGEMEQLVRDAVGKGPQ from the coding sequence ATGCCCCGCAGGGCCCGCCTCGACGCCGAACTGGTGCGCCGCGGACTCGCCCGCTCCCGCGAGCACGCCAGCACGCTGATCAGCGAGGGCAAGGTGACGGTGCGCGGCATGGTCGCCACCAAACCGGCCACCGGTGTGGAACCGGGCGCGCCGATCGTGGTGAAGGACGCCGACGACCCGGGCTGGGCCTCCCGCGGCGCCCACAAGCTGCTCGGCGCGCTCGAAGCCTTCGAACCGGCCGGGCTGTCCGTGGCCGGCAAACGGTGCCTGGATGCGGGCGCGTCCACCGGCGGGTTCACCGACGTGCTGCTGCGGCGCGGCGCACGCCAGGTCGTGGCCGCCGACGTCGGCCGCGGCCTGCTGGACTGGCGCCTGCGGACCGACGAGCGCGTCGTCGTGCTCGACAAGACCAACGTCCGCACCCTGACTCCGGAGCAGTGCGGCGGGCCGGTCGACCTGGTCGTGGGTGACCTGTCGTTCATCTCGCTGCGCCTGGTGCTGCCCGCGCTCGCGGCGTGCGCCACCGCCGGCGCCGACCTGGTGCCGATGGTCAAACCGCAGTTCGAGGTGGGCAAGGACCGCCTCGGCAGCGGCGGCGTGGTGCGCGACCCGGAACTGCGCGTCCAGGCCGTGCTGGACGTCCTGGCCTCCGCCGCCACGCTGGGCCTGCACCCGCACGGCGTCGTGGCGAGCCCCCTGCCCGGGCCGTCGGGCAACGTCGAGTACTTCGCCTGGCTGCGCCGTGACCCGGCGCCGCTGGGCGAGATGGAGCAACTGGTCCGCGACGCGGTCGGGAAGGGTCCCCAGTGA
- a CDS encoding LLM class flavin-dependent oxidoreductase, whose product MPFGSPGDRVAQVGEAIRTVRKLFADGTFTPVQRPAPPILVAGAGTRLLRLAAEEADIVAVHAGRDNTEDGLRARLPVLREAAGSRFDELELSVNVFAVGDGPIPERLRQFGIDPAAGRDNSHLSVLSGDTATVVDLLRRRRDEFGLSYVTINAGALDAAAPVVEALAGT is encoded by the coding sequence GTGCCCTTCGGCAGCCCCGGCGACCGGGTGGCTCAGGTGGGCGAGGCGATCCGGACGGTGCGGAAGCTGTTCGCGGACGGCACGTTCACGCCGGTGCAACGGCCTGCACCGCCGATCCTGGTCGCCGGTGCCGGTACCCGGCTGCTGCGCCTGGCGGCCGAGGAAGCCGACATCGTCGCCGTGCACGCGGGCCGGGACAACACCGAGGACGGTCTGCGTGCTCGCCTGCCGGTGCTCCGGGAGGCCGCCGGGTCGCGGTTCGACGAGCTCGAGCTGAGCGTGAACGTGTTCGCGGTCGGCGACGGCCCGATCCCGGAGCGGCTGCGGCAGTTCGGCATCGACCCGGCGGCCGGCCGGGACAACTCGCACCTGTCCGTGCTGTCCGGTGACACGGCCACGGTGGTGGACCTGCTGCGCCGGCGACGGGACGAGTTCGGCCTGTCGTACGTGACGATCAACGCCGGCGCGCTCGACGCGGCCGCCCCGGTCGTCGAAGCCCTCGCCGGCACCTGA
- the tyrS gene encoding tyrosine--tRNA ligase has product MSEHILDELSWRGLIAQSTDLDALRKDLDAGPLTLYGGFDPTADSLHAGNLVQLLTLARFQRAGHRPIVLGGGATGQIGDPRDVGERSLVDPEVTAARLEKIRVQLAKFVAFDDSPTGAIVENNLNWFRDVSALEFLRDVGKHFSVNVMLARETVKRRLATDGISYTEFSYLLLQSYDYLRLHRQYGTKLQIGGSDQWGNILGGVDYIRKVEGTSVHALTTPLVTDSEGRKFGKSTGGGNLWLDPGMTSPYAWFQYFVNVADAEVVPYLRMLTFVPRDEIDEIAQLTEEKPHLRAGQRRLAEELTTLVHGAEQTRQVINASQALFGRGELTELDARTLDSVMSEVPTGEVRLADEPTIVDLLVVTGLADSKGAARRTVKEGGAYVNNAKIADEEWRPERTDALHGTWLVVRRGKRHAAGVKLRS; this is encoded by the coding sequence GTGAGCGAACACATCCTCGACGAACTGTCCTGGCGCGGGCTGATCGCGCAGTCCACCGACCTCGATGCGCTGCGGAAGGATCTGGACGCCGGTCCGCTCACCCTTTACGGCGGTTTCGACCCGACTGCGGACAGCCTGCATGCCGGTAACCTCGTCCAGCTGTTGACGCTGGCCCGGTTCCAGCGCGCCGGGCACCGGCCCATCGTGCTCGGCGGCGGGGCCACCGGTCAGATCGGGGACCCGCGGGATGTCGGGGAGCGGTCGCTGGTCGACCCCGAGGTCACCGCGGCCCGGCTGGAGAAGATCCGGGTGCAGCTCGCGAAGTTCGTGGCCTTCGACGACTCGCCGACCGGGGCGATCGTCGAGAACAACCTGAACTGGTTCCGGGATGTCTCCGCGCTGGAGTTCCTGCGCGACGTCGGCAAGCACTTCTCGGTCAACGTGATGCTGGCGCGCGAAACGGTGAAGCGGCGCCTGGCCACCGACGGCATCTCCTACACCGAGTTCAGCTACCTGCTCCTGCAGTCCTACGACTACCTGCGGCTGCACCGGCAGTACGGGACGAAGCTGCAGATCGGCGGCTCCGACCAGTGGGGCAACATCCTCGGCGGGGTGGACTACATCCGCAAGGTGGAGGGGACGAGCGTGCACGCGCTGACGACCCCGCTGGTGACCGACTCCGAGGGCCGCAAGTTCGGCAAGTCCACCGGGGGCGGCAACCTCTGGCTCGACCCGGGAATGACTTCGCCCTACGCGTGGTTCCAGTACTTCGTCAACGTCGCGGACGCCGAGGTCGTGCCCTACCTGCGCATGCTCACGTTCGTCCCGCGGGACGAGATCGACGAGATCGCGCAGCTCACCGAGGAGAAGCCGCACCTGCGGGCCGGTCAGCGCCGGCTGGCCGAGGAGCTGACGACCCTGGTGCACGGTGCCGAGCAGACGCGCCAGGTGATCAACGCCAGTCAGGCCCTGTTCGGCCGGGGCGAACTGACCGAGCTGGACGCGCGCACCCTCGATTCGGTGATGAGCGAGGTGCCCACCGGCGAGGTGCGCCTGGCGGACGAACCCACGATCGTGGACCTGCTCGTCGTCACCGGCCTCGCCGACAGCAAGGGTGCGGCGCGGCGGACGGTGAAAGAGGGCGGTGCGTACGTGAACAACGCGAAGATCGCCGACGAGGAGTGGCGGCCGGAGCGGACGGACGCCCTGCACGGGACGTGGCTCGTGGTGCGCCGGGGCAAGCGGCACGCCGCAGGGGTCAAATTGCGGTCCTGA
- the steA gene encoding putative cytokinetic ring protein SteA translates to MKLPGLLHRNTEALPGIVGVARVDRRTRDLIRRVGSGDIVVLDQIDLDRATADALVEAQVGAVINASPSISGRFPNLGPEILVNAGIPLVDNVGGEVLRRVKDGTRVRLHEGVLYAGDRQMASGSEQTPESVADQMIEAKAGMSTQLEAFSANTIEFLRRERTLILDGVGVPEVRVPLRDRHVLVVAPGKGHAEDLRALKKYIAEHRPVLVGVDGGADTLRAQGHQPDIIVGDPYGIDAETLKCGAEVVVPAQPDGHAPGVARIQDLGIGAVTFPASGNPEDLALLLADAHEAGLVVTVGFQATLREFLDHGRSGSNPSTFLTRLKLGTKLVDGKAVAALHRSRVSPAAVVLLVLAALVAVAAALLVSDVGGAYLDWARSTWDSFASWVKGLFT, encoded by the coding sequence ATGAAGCTTCCCGGTCTGCTCCACCGCAACACCGAGGCCCTCCCCGGCATCGTCGGCGTCGCCCGGGTGGACCGGCGCACGCGCGACCTGATCCGGCGGGTCGGTTCCGGTGACATCGTGGTCCTCGACCAGATCGACCTCGACCGCGCCACCGCCGACGCGCTCGTCGAGGCGCAGGTCGGGGCCGTGATCAACGCGTCGCCGTCGATCTCCGGGCGGTTTCCCAACCTGGGGCCGGAGATCCTGGTCAACGCGGGCATCCCGCTGGTGGACAACGTCGGTGGCGAGGTGCTGCGCCGGGTCAAGGACGGCACCCGCGTCCGGCTGCACGAAGGCGTCCTCTACGCGGGCGACCGGCAGATGGCCAGCGGCAGCGAGCAGACGCCGGAGAGCGTCGCCGACCAGATGATCGAGGCCAAGGCGGGAATGTCCACCCAGCTGGAGGCGTTCTCGGCGAACACCATCGAGTTCCTGCGCCGCGAGCGCACGCTGATCCTCGACGGTGTCGGCGTCCCCGAGGTGCGCGTGCCGCTGCGCGACCGGCACGTGCTGGTCGTCGCCCCGGGCAAGGGCCACGCCGAGGACCTGCGGGCGCTCAAGAAGTACATCGCCGAGCACCGGCCCGTGCTGGTCGGAGTGGACGGTGGCGCGGACACGCTGCGGGCACAGGGGCACCAGCCCGACATCATCGTCGGCGACCCCTACGGCATCGACGCCGAGACGCTCAAGTGCGGCGCCGAGGTGGTCGTGCCGGCGCAGCCGGACGGGCACGCGCCGGGCGTGGCGCGGATCCAGGACCTGGGTATCGGCGCGGTCACCTTCCCGGCGTCCGGCAACCCGGAGGATCTGGCGCTGCTGCTCGCCGACGCCCACGAGGCCGGACTCGTGGTGACCGTCGGGTTCCAGGCGACGCTGCGGGAGTTCCTCGACCACGGCCGGTCCGGGTCGAACCCGTCGACGTTCCTGACCCGGCTCAAGCTCGGCACGAAACTCGTCGACGGCAAGGCCGTCGCCGCTCTGCACCGCAGCCGGGTGTCGCCGGCGGCGGTCGTCCTGCTCGTGCTCGCCGCGCTCGTCGCCGTCGCGGCCGCGCTGCTCGTGTCCGACGTGGGCGGGGCCTACCTGGACTGGGCGCGTTCCACCTGGGATTCCTTCGCAAGCTGGGTCAAGGGGCTCTTCACGTGA
- a CDS encoding HAD-IIA family hydrolase — translation MADALQAGYDAFLFDLDGTVYHGPRAIPGAAAAIRQLRDAGAPVRFVTNNASKAPGAVADQLRGLDIDATPGEVSTSAQAAAKLLGERLPGGAVVLVVGTAALEAEVADAGLAPVRHAGDGVAAVVQGHNPGTGWADLAEACVAIRAGAVWVACNVDTTLPTERGLLPGNGSMVAALRTATGATPEVAGKPEAPLFHTAAGSAGATRPLTVGDRLDTDIAGAVNAGMDSLCVLTGVATPATLLTAVPAERPTYLGADLGALTEPAGELRIAPQPGWHAQRDGDVLVATGEGAPLALLRTLCALAWDTGVTAVRAGDEPARRALAELGLPSGGELIR, via the coding sequence ATGGCTGACGCCCTGCAGGCCGGCTACGACGCGTTCCTGTTCGACCTCGACGGAACCGTCTACCACGGCCCCCGGGCCATTCCGGGGGCCGCGGCGGCGATCCGGCAGCTGCGCGACGCCGGTGCCCCGGTCCGCTTCGTCACCAACAACGCGTCCAAAGCGCCCGGTGCCGTCGCGGACCAGTTGCGTGGGCTCGACATCGACGCGACCCCCGGCGAGGTCAGCACCAGCGCCCAGGCCGCCGCGAAGCTGCTCGGCGAGCGGCTGCCCGGGGGCGCGGTGGTCCTCGTCGTCGGCACCGCGGCGCTCGAAGCCGAGGTCGCCGACGCCGGGCTGGCTCCGGTGCGCCACGCCGGCGACGGCGTCGCCGCCGTTGTGCAGGGCCACAACCCCGGCACCGGCTGGGCCGACCTGGCCGAGGCGTGCGTCGCCATCCGGGCGGGCGCGGTGTGGGTCGCCTGCAACGTCGACACCACCCTCCCCACCGAGCGCGGCCTGCTGCCCGGCAACGGCTCGATGGTCGCCGCCCTGCGCACGGCCACCGGCGCCACTCCCGAGGTGGCGGGCAAACCCGAGGCCCCGCTGTTCCACACGGCGGCCGGCTCGGCGGGCGCCACCCGCCCGCTGACGGTCGGGGACCGGCTGGACACCGACATCGCCGGTGCCGTCAACGCCGGTATGGACTCGCTGTGCGTGCTCACCGGGGTCGCCACCCCCGCCACCCTGCTCACCGCGGTCCCCGCGGAGCGGCCCACCTACCTGGGTGCCGACCTCGGCGCGCTCACCGAGCCCGCCGGCGAGCTGCGCATCGCGCCGCAGCCCGGCTGGCACGCCCAGCGGGACGGGGACGTCCTCGTGGCCACCGGCGAGGGTGCCCCGCTGGCCCTGCTGCGCACCCTGTGCGCCCTCGCCTGGGACACCGGCGTCACCGCGGTGCGGGCCGGGGACGAGCCCGCCCGGCGCGCCCTCGCCGAGCTGGGGCTGCCCTCCGGCGGCGAGCTGATCCGTTAG
- a CDS encoding LLM class flavin-dependent oxidoreductase: MHYGLGLPIGRPESLIDWARRADEGPFRTLGLLDRVVYDNPEPLVTLALLAGATTRVRLQTEVLLAPLREPALLAKQAATLDRLSGGRFTLGLGVGGRDDDHEATGTDPRRRGRVLDQQMDRMRRIWSGAEGIGPAPARDGGPEVLFGAFADAALRRVARWGDGFLCAAPVQWAGSLFAKVGQFWADEGRDGRPRLVAQVNVALGSGVDEAREAILTYYGFTGDYARQTAERMLTTPEQIRETAKQFADLGADELVLYCWGSDPDQAGRLADVIG, from the coding sequence GTGCACTACGGTCTCGGCCTGCCCATCGGCAGGCCCGAATCCCTCATCGACTGGGCCCGCCGCGCCGACGAGGGCCCGTTCCGGACGCTCGGCCTGCTCGACCGGGTCGTCTACGACAACCCCGAACCGCTGGTCACCCTCGCCCTGCTCGCGGGCGCCACCACGCGCGTGCGCCTGCAGACCGAGGTCCTGCTGGCACCGCTGCGTGAACCCGCCCTGCTCGCCAAGCAGGCCGCCACCCTCGATCGTCTCTCCGGCGGCCGGTTCACCCTCGGGCTCGGGGTCGGCGGGCGCGACGACGACCACGAGGCCACCGGGACGGATCCGCGTCGCCGCGGCCGCGTCCTCGACCAGCAGATGGACCGCATGCGGCGGATCTGGTCCGGCGCCGAGGGGATCGGGCCCGCGCCCGCCCGCGACGGCGGCCCCGAGGTCCTGTTCGGCGCGTTCGCCGACGCCGCCCTGCGCCGGGTCGCGCGGTGGGGTGACGGTTTCCTGTGTGCCGCCCCGGTCCAGTGGGCCGGGTCATTGTTCGCCAAGGTCGGGCAGTTCTGGGCGGACGAGGGCCGGGACGGCCGGCCGCGACTGGTCGCACAGGTCAACGTCGCGCTCGGGTCCGGTGTGGACGAGGCGCGCGAGGCGATCCTGACGTACTACGGCTTCACCGGCGACTACGCCCGGCAGACCGCCGAGCGCATGCTCACCACACCGGAGCAGATCCGCGAGACGGCGAAGCAGTTCGCCGACCTCGGCGCCGACGAACTGGTGCTCTACTGCTGGGGAAGCGACCCGGACCAGGCCGGCCGCCTGGCCGACGTCATCGGCTGA
- a CDS encoding copper transporter, with the protein MISLRYHIVSIAAVFLALAVGVVLGSTALNGTLLSGLSDEKGKLAAQVSDLQAQRNELNARLADADAFAGSLGPKVVAGALDRRSVVLITTQEASPADRDAVRQLIESSGARVSGELQLTDSFTDPVKADQLRQVVTRLQPAGSTFPTAGDPGTLAGALVGSVLLLNKDTAKPQSTPDELAAAIAGLSDGGFVKASPGIGPGQLALVLTGGQATGDGAGDKAATLARFATQLDRSGAGAVLAGDPASAGGTGAIGFVRADTSATSILSTVDNVNTAAGRIGTVLALKEQLDGGTGRYGIAGNAQSPAPGVAPPGS; encoded by the coding sequence GTGATTTCTCTGCGGTACCACATCGTCTCGATCGCGGCGGTGTTCCTGGCGCTGGCCGTGGGCGTCGTGCTCGGGTCGACGGCGCTGAACGGCACGCTGCTGTCCGGGCTGTCCGACGAGAAGGGCAAGCTCGCCGCGCAGGTGTCCGATCTGCAGGCCCAGCGCAACGAGCTCAACGCGCGGCTGGCCGATGCGGACGCCTTCGCCGGCTCGCTCGGCCCGAAGGTCGTGGCCGGAGCACTGGACCGCCGTTCAGTCGTGCTGATCACCACGCAGGAAGCGAGCCCGGCCGACCGTGACGCGGTGCGGCAGCTCATCGAATCCTCCGGGGCGCGGGTGTCGGGGGAGCTGCAGCTGACCGACTCCTTCACCGACCCGGTGAAGGCCGACCAGCTGCGTCAGGTGGTGACCCGGCTGCAGCCCGCCGGGTCGACCTTCCCGACCGCGGGTGACCCGGGCACGCTGGCCGGGGCGCTGGTGGGTTCGGTGCTGCTGCTCAACAAGGACACCGCGAAGCCGCAGTCCACACCGGACGAGCTCGCGGCGGCGATCGCGGGCCTGTCCGACGGCGGGTTCGTCAAGGCCAGCCCGGGCATCGGCCCGGGGCAGCTGGCCCTGGTGCTCACCGGTGGCCAGGCGACCGGGGACGGGGCCGGGGACAAGGCCGCGACGCTGGCCCGGTTCGCGACGCAGCTGGACCGGTCCGGCGCTGGAGCGGTGCTCGCCGGCGACCCCGCTTCGGCCGGGGGTACCGGCGCGATCGGGTTCGTGCGGGCGGACACCTCGGCGACCTCGATCTTGTCCACTGTGGACAACGTGAACACGGCCGCCGGGCGCATCGGCACGGTGCTGGCGCTCAAGGAGCAGCTCGACGGCGGTACCGGACGGTACGGCATCGCCGGGAACGCGCAGTCGCCGGCGCCGGGCGTGGCTCCGCCCGGCAGCTGA
- a CDS encoding SUKH-4 family immunity protein, producing the protein MITHQDMVDLYGRDNVITLTHQEVDRLGVAPRDAEVLTTVGLPRMSAPFFTTETQGGPEFLRVIDVTTRDGKKHREVIVGGPPGDSGMRFSLSAYERFVMLVQLDGTKPRGEVVNNNLGEFVEFLYRIEMFTQDVASDPTVKEQLFDDLEGALTGIDPFSFELPENWWAMALRQLGGRDLGI; encoded by the coding sequence ATGATCACACACCAGGACATGGTCGATCTTTATGGTCGCGACAACGTCATCACTTTGACCCACCAGGAAGTTGACCGACTCGGGGTAGCGCCCCGGGATGCAGAGGTTCTGACAACTGTCGGGCTTCCCCGCATGAGTGCACCATTTTTTACGACCGAAACACAAGGGGGACCCGAGTTCCTTCGAGTCATCGATGTGACCACCCGTGACGGAAAGAAGCATCGCGAGGTGATTGTCGGCGGTCCTCCCGGCGATTCCGGAATGCGGTTCTCGCTCTCGGCCTACGAGAGGTTCGTGATGCTGGTGCAATTAGACGGAACGAAGCCCCGGGGTGAGGTGGTGAACAACAATCTTGGCGAATTCGTGGAGTTCCTCTACCGAATTGAGATGTTCACTCAGGACGTCGCCTCCGATCCGACCGTCAAGGAACAACTATTTGATGACCTTGAGGGTGCGTTGACGGGCATCGACCCGTTCTCCTTTGAGCTGCCGGAGAACTGGTGGGCCATGGCGCTTCGTCAACTCGGCGGACGCGACCTGGGGATTTAG
- the recN gene encoding DNA repair protein RecN: MLAEMRIQGLGVIEDALLELHPGFTVVTGETGAGKTMVVTGLHLLSGGRAEASKVRNGSGKASVEGRFEGVFAEHVARIVADAGGETDEDGSLIALRSVGADGRSRAHLGGRSVPVSVLSDLADRLLAVHGQNDQLRLLRPAEQRDVLDRFAGDDVAEPLREYRAVRDEWLAVAAELAERTSRSREMAQQADLLKHGLDEIAAVGPKPGEDAELAEQVKRLTATEELRAAASAAQAAVSGAADGDPDQPGALGLIGEARRRLGSSDDSALRDLEPRLAEAEMLLNDVGAELGGYLDGLEADPGLLEQILARQAELKTLTRKYAADIDGVLAWAEDAGARLASMDTSEEALAGLAARREELAAQLAGHAAAVSRARSAAAAELAGAVTEELSGLAMGQAQIEVTVSRRATDSADPQALRVDGELVHAGSSGVDDVELMLKAHPAAPAMPVHKAASGGELSRVMLAIEVVLADADTVQTLVFDEVDAGVGGRAAIEIGRRLARLARTHQVLVVTHLPQVAAFADRHLVVDKGTTGGVTRSGVKKLQKSERVVELARMLAGMESTETGRAHAEELLAVADADKQKAAGPRTKPGKRAKR; the protein is encoded by the coding sequence GTGCTGGCCGAGATGCGCATCCAGGGCCTCGGAGTGATCGAGGACGCCCTGCTCGAACTGCACCCGGGATTCACCGTGGTCACCGGCGAGACCGGCGCCGGCAAGACCATGGTGGTCACCGGGCTGCACCTGCTGTCCGGGGGGCGCGCCGAGGCGTCGAAGGTCCGCAACGGCTCCGGGAAGGCGAGCGTCGAAGGACGTTTCGAGGGGGTGTTCGCCGAGCACGTCGCCCGGATCGTGGCCGACGCGGGCGGTGAGACCGACGAGGACGGCAGCCTCATCGCCCTGCGCTCGGTGGGCGCCGACGGGCGCTCCCGCGCCCACCTGGGCGGCCGTTCGGTCCCGGTGAGCGTGCTGTCCGACCTGGCCGACCGGCTGCTGGCCGTGCACGGCCAGAACGACCAGTTGCGGCTGCTGCGGCCGGCCGAGCAGCGGGACGTGCTCGACCGGTTCGCCGGGGACGACGTGGCCGAGCCGCTGCGCGAGTACCGCGCGGTCCGCGACGAGTGGCTCGCGGTGGCCGCCGAGCTGGCGGAGCGCACCAGCCGGTCGCGTGAGATGGCACAGCAGGCCGACCTGCTCAAGCACGGGCTGGACGAGATCGCCGCGGTCGGCCCGAAGCCCGGGGAGGACGCGGAGCTGGCCGAGCAGGTCAAGCGGCTCACCGCGACCGAGGAGCTGCGCGCCGCGGCGAGCGCCGCGCAGGCCGCGGTCTCCGGTGCCGCCGACGGCGACCCGGACCAGCCGGGCGCGCTGGGGCTGATCGGTGAGGCCCGGCGGCGGCTGGGCAGCTCCGACGACTCCGCGTTGCGCGACCTCGAGCCGCGGCTGGCCGAGGCCGAGATGCTGCTCAACGACGTCGGCGCGGAGCTGGGCGGCTATCTTGACGGGCTGGAGGCCGACCCGGGCCTGCTCGAGCAGATCCTCGCCCGGCAGGCCGAGCTGAAGACCCTGACCCGCAAGTACGCGGCCGACATCGACGGTGTGCTGGCCTGGGCCGAGGACGCCGGGGCGCGGCTGGCGTCGATGGACACCTCCGAGGAAGCGCTCGCCGGGCTGGCCGCCCGCCGTGAGGAGCTCGCCGCCCAACTGGCCGGGCACGCCGCGGCCGTGTCCCGGGCCCGGTCCGCCGCGGCCGCCGAGCTGGCCGGTGCGGTCACCGAGGAGCTGTCGGGCCTCGCGATGGGCCAGGCGCAGATCGAGGTGACCGTCAGCCGACGCGCCACCGACTCCGCCGATCCGCAGGCCCTGCGGGTGGACGGCGAGCTGGTGCACGCCGGCAGCTCCGGCGTCGACGACGTCGAGCTGATGCTCAAGGCGCACCCGGCCGCGCCCGCGATGCCGGTGCACAAGGCCGCCTCCGGCGGGGAGCTCTCCCGGGTGATGCTCGCGATCGAGGTCGTGCTGGCCGACGCGGACACCGTGCAGACGCTGGTGTTCGACGAGGTCGACGCCGGCGTCGGGGGCCGCGCGGCGATCGAGATCGGACGGCGGCTGGCCCGCCTGGCCCGCACCCACCAGGTGCTCGTGGTGACCCACCTGCCGCAGGTGGCGGCGTTCGCCGACCGGCACCTGGTCGTGGACAAGGGCACGACGGGCGGTGTCACGCGCAGCGGGGTGAAGAAGCTGCAGAAGTCCGAGCGGGTGGTCGAGCTGGCCCGCATGCTCGCCGGGATGGAGAGCACCGAGACCGGCCGCGCGCACGCGGAGGAACTGCTCGCGGTGGCCGACGCGGACAAGCAGAAGGCGGCCGGGCCGCGCACGAAGCCGGGCAAACGCGCCAAGCGCTGA
- a CDS encoding DNA-3-methyladenine glycosylase → MTGRLFKREELAIDPVDLARVLLGSVLETTGPEGTVRARLVEVEAYRGEDDPASHCYRGRTARNTVMWGPAGHLYVYFVYGMHFCANVVGREDGEAGAVLLRAAEVVEGTDLARSRRKAARKDVELGRGPARLTSALGIGPQHNGADLLDPGSPVRLLTGEEIPSGRVSSGPRVGVAAAMDIPWRFWIADSPAVSAYRRGGRVRPAT, encoded by the coding sequence GTGACCGGCCGCCTGTTCAAGCGTGAGGAACTCGCGATCGACCCGGTCGACCTGGCCCGCGTGCTGCTCGGGTCGGTCCTGGAAACCACCGGTCCCGAGGGCACCGTCCGCGCGCGGCTGGTCGAGGTCGAGGCCTACCGCGGCGAGGACGACCCGGCGTCGCACTGCTACCGCGGTCGCACCGCGCGCAATACGGTGATGTGGGGGCCGGCAGGTCACCTCTACGTGTATTTCGTCTACGGCATGCACTTCTGCGCCAACGTGGTGGGGCGGGAGGACGGCGAAGCGGGCGCGGTCCTGCTGCGCGCGGCCGAGGTCGTCGAGGGCACGGACCTGGCGCGCTCGCGGCGCAAGGCCGCGCGCAAGGACGTCGAACTGGGTCGCGGCCCGGCGCGGCTGACCTCGGCTCTGGGCATCGGCCCGCAGCACAACGGTGCCGATCTCCTGGATCCGGGCTCGCCGGTGCGCCTGCTGACGGGGGAGGAAATCCCTTCCGGCCGTGTCTCCTCCGGTCCCCGGGTGGGGGTGGCGGCGGCGATGGACATCCCGTGGCGGTTCTGGATCGCCGACTCGCCCGCGGTGTCGGCCTACCGCCGGGGCGGGCGGGTCCGACCCGCCACATAA
- a CDS encoding NAD kinase — MSESREVLLVMHPDRETTKDAAREVATRFAEAGIGLRVIDDEVKELIEHDSLAELCTLVAPADDPARGAELVLVLGGDGTLLRAAELARPAGVPVLGVNLGRVGFLTEADSDALTETVQRVVSREYTVEERMTIDVTVSVEGRVVARTWALNEASVEKSTRERILDALIEVDGRPVSAFGCDGVLCATPTGSTAYAFSAGGPVIWPDVEALLVVPSNAHAMFSRPLVVSKDSVITVGVDPFGSPAILTCDGLRHIALPRGARVEVVAGETPVRLARLHPGPFTDRLVHKFALPVKSWRERHAR, encoded by the coding sequence GTGAGCGAGAGCCGCGAGGTGCTGCTGGTCATGCACCCCGACCGCGAGACGACGAAGGACGCCGCGCGCGAGGTCGCCACCCGCTTCGCCGAGGCCGGTATCGGCCTGCGCGTCATCGACGACGAGGTCAAGGAGCTGATCGAGCACGACTCCCTGGCGGAGCTGTGCACGCTGGTCGCGCCGGCCGACGACCCGGCGCGCGGTGCCGAACTGGTGCTGGTGCTCGGCGGCGACGGCACGCTGTTGCGGGCGGCCGAGCTGGCCCGCCCCGCCGGGGTGCCGGTCCTGGGCGTCAACCTGGGCCGCGTCGGGTTCCTCACCGAGGCCGACTCCGACGCGCTCACCGAGACGGTGCAGCGGGTGGTGTCGCGCGAGTACACCGTCGAAGAGCGCATGACCATCGACGTCACGGTGTCCGTCGAGGGCCGGGTCGTCGCGCGTACCTGGGCGCTCAACGAGGCCAGCGTCGAGAAGAGCACCCGCGAACGGATCCTCGACGCGCTGATCGAGGTGGACGGCAGGCCGGTGTCGGCCTTCGGCTGCGACGGTGTGCTGTGTGCCACGCCGACCGGGTCCACCGCCTACGCGTTCTCCGCGGGCGGCCCGGTCATCTGGCCGGACGTCGAAGCGTTGCTGGTGGTGCCCAGCAACGCGCACGCGATGTTCTCCCGCCCGCTGGTGGTGTCCAAGGATTCGGTGATCACCGTCGGCGTCGACCCGTTCGGCTCACCGGCCATCCTGACCTGCGACGGACTGCGGCACATCGCGCTGCCGCGCGGCGCACGGGTCGAGGTCGTGGCGGGGGAGACCCCGGTGCGGCTGGCCCGCCTGCACCCGGGACCGTTCACCGACCGCCTGGTCCACAAGTTCGCGCTGCCGGTGAAGAGCTGGCGGGAGCGGCACGCGCGCTGA